The proteins below come from a single Gemmatimonadaceae bacterium genomic window:
- a CDS encoding rRNA pseudouridine synthase has translation MAAVDEGPVRVQRALARAGLSSRREADRAVAEGRVQVNGERAVIGQLVDPARDQITLDGELVSVSVAKHRWIVLNKPTGIVTTSRDPQGRRTVFDLVDRVPGLVYVGRLDFMTEGVLLLTTDGRAAHALTHPSREVERTYVATVQGDAVNAAREARRGVELEDGVVIPRDVAVHPLGQRRWAFEITITEGRTHEVRRICDTLGLEVERLVRTRFGPIRLGELAPGETRSVTPTEQAVLDALIAAP, from the coding sequence GTGGCCGCTGTGGACGAAGGTCCCGTCCGGGTGCAGCGCGCCTTGGCACGGGCAGGCCTGTCGTCGCGACGTGAGGCCGATCGCGCGGTGGCGGAAGGACGCGTGCAGGTCAACGGCGAACGCGCGGTCATCGGACAGTTGGTGGATCCCGCGCGCGATCAGATCACGCTCGACGGCGAGTTGGTAAGCGTCAGCGTGGCGAAGCACCGATGGATTGTGCTCAACAAGCCCACGGGCATCGTGACCACGAGCCGCGATCCGCAGGGACGCCGCACCGTGTTCGATCTGGTCGACAGAGTGCCAGGCCTGGTGTATGTCGGTCGACTCGATTTCATGACCGAGGGCGTGCTCCTGCTCACGACCGATGGACGGGCCGCGCACGCCCTGACCCATCCGAGTCGGGAAGTGGAACGCACGTACGTGGCCACCGTGCAGGGAGATGCGGTCAACGCCGCGCGCGAAGCGCGTCGGGGTGTTGAACTCGAAGACGGTGTCGTCATTCCTCGTGACGTCGCGGTACACCCGCTGGGACAACGTCGCTGGGCGTTCGAGATCACCATTACGGAAGGGCGCACGCATGAAGTGCGCCGCATTTGTGATACGCTGGGACTCGAAGTCGAGCGCCTGGTACGTACCCGATTCGGGCCGATCCGCCTTGGCGAACTCGCGCCCGGCGAAACGCGGTCAGTGACACCGACCGAGCAGGCTGTCCTCGATGCGCTCATTGCGGCACCCTGA
- a CDS encoding VWA domain-containing protein gives MNQVLDGIRHLNWASWQGDDLTLLGVNFAHPMVLVLLTLLPLWSWWRRRGVRELDAIPFPLTVVLARGPRPRLAWMRWLPWLRMVAVAGLIIAVAQPRSGARSTRVSSEGIDIALAVDISSSMLAEDFQPQNRIEVAKDKVKRFVMGRKSDRVGLVAFSGEALTQVPLTTDYPVLLAAIDNLQVGQLEDGTAIGTAIATAANRLRTAPGRSRVMVVLTDGENNRGAIDPRTAAQAAAAFGIRIYTIGVGSEGMAAVPVGRSLFGLRYENRPVKIDEALLTEIASSTGGRYFRAKDAEALQSIYEQIDALER, from the coding sequence ATGAACCAGGTGCTCGACGGCATTCGTCACCTCAATTGGGCCTCCTGGCAAGGCGATGACCTGACGCTGCTGGGCGTCAACTTCGCGCATCCGATGGTGCTTGTGCTGCTCACTTTGCTCCCACTCTGGTCGTGGTGGCGTCGTCGCGGTGTGCGCGAACTGGACGCGATTCCCTTTCCGTTGACCGTGGTGCTGGCGCGTGGTCCGCGGCCGCGCCTGGCCTGGATGCGATGGCTGCCTTGGCTGCGGATGGTCGCGGTCGCCGGTTTGATCATCGCAGTGGCGCAACCGCGCTCTGGCGCGCGCTCGACTCGCGTTTCCAGCGAAGGCATCGACATTGCGCTGGCCGTGGATATCTCCAGTTCGATGCTGGCGGAGGACTTTCAGCCGCAAAATCGCATCGAAGTGGCCAAGGACAAGGTCAAGCGGTTTGTCATGGGGCGCAAATCTGACCGCGTCGGACTGGTGGCGTTCTCGGGCGAGGCGCTGACGCAGGTGCCCCTGACCACCGACTACCCGGTGCTGCTTGCCGCCATCGATAACCTGCAGGTGGGACAGCTCGAAGACGGCACCGCCATTGGCACCGCCATTGCCACGGCCGCAAACCGACTGCGCACCGCGCCGGGACGTTCGCGGGTGATGGTGGTACTGACAGACGGGGAGAACAATCGCGGGGCCATCGATCCACGGACGGCGGCGCAGGCGGCGGCCGCGTTCGGCATTCGCATCTACACCATCGGTGTCGGCAGTGAAGGGATGGCCGCGGTGCCGGTGGGGCGAAGCTTGTTCGGCCTGCGATACGAGAATCGGCCGGTCAAGATCGACGAGGCGTTGTTGACGGAAATTGCCTCCAGCACCGGGGGCCGGTACTTCCGCGCCAAGGACGCCGAGGCGTTGCAGAGCATCTACGAGCAGATTGATGCCTTGGAACGGTGA
- the rpsT gene encoding 30S ribosomal protein S20 yields the protein MPNIQSAKKDLRKSRAAAVRNRAQRSALRTAVKKAKNGGTSDERLSAVSLLDRAARKGLIHRNTAARQKSKLAKKAATA from the coding sequence GTGCCGAATATCCAGTCCGCAAAGAAAGATCTGCGGAAATCGCGTGCGGCTGCGGTGCGCAATCGTGCGCAGCGATCGGCTCTGCGCACTGCGGTCAAGAAGGCGAAGAACGGTGGCACCTCCGACGAACGCTTGTCGGCCGTTTCACTGCTCGACCGGGCTGCACGGAAGGGGCTCATCCATCGCAATACCGCCGCGCGTCAGAAAAGCAAGCTCGCCAAGAAGGCTGCGACTGCTTGA
- a CDS encoding segregation/condensation protein A, with protein MIAPSFRVTDAESPAFVVELSQFTGPLDLLLSLIRDEQVDIYDIPIARIAEQFLARIGSLGLDEAADYLEMAARLLRIKAQMLLPRADGEESWEDPRAELVRRLLEYQQMREVVDLLEHRGEERRHQFNRRWVPQAADITPVTAPLSLTLNDLLAAVDRVLRTAKEPTMHDVVPRALDVAGAMSTIRALLSMRRDARWSDLVGRDAEPWQILSVLLALLEMAKMGELRIAQARPFGSVEIVRDAVSEAA; from the coding sequence GTGATCGCTCCTTCCTTCCGCGTGACCGACGCCGAGTCTCCCGCGTTTGTCGTGGAGTTGAGTCAGTTTACGGGTCCACTCGACCTGTTGCTGTCGCTGATTCGCGACGAACAGGTGGACATCTACGACATCCCGATTGCCCGTATCGCTGAGCAGTTCCTGGCGCGCATTGGATCGCTTGGACTCGACGAAGCCGCCGACTACCTCGAAATGGCCGCGCGGTTGCTGCGCATCAAGGCGCAGATGTTGCTGCCGCGGGCCGATGGTGAGGAGTCGTGGGAGGACCCGCGCGCCGAGTTGGTACGCCGGCTGCTGGAGTATCAACAGATGCGCGAGGTGGTCGATCTGCTCGAGCACCGCGGCGAGGAGCGCCGGCACCAGTTCAATCGGCGCTGGGTGCCACAGGCGGCCGATATCACGCCGGTCACGGCACCGTTGTCGTTGACGCTCAACGATCTGTTGGCCGCCGTCGATCGCGTGCTGCGGACGGCGAAAGAACCAACGATGCACGACGTCGTGCCGCGCGCGCTGGATGTGGCGGGAGCCATGTCCACCATTCGCGCGCTGCTGTCCATGCGTCGTGATGCACGGTGGTCCGATCTGGTGGGGCGCGATGCGGAACCGTGGCAGATTCTGTCCGTGCTGTTGGCGTTGCTCGAAATGGCGAAGATGGGCGAACTGCGAATTGCGCAGGCCCGCCCCTTCGGCTCTGTGGAGATTGTCCGTGACGCCGTTAGCGAAGCTGCTTGA
- the scpB gene encoding SMC-Scp complex subunit ScpB yields the protein MTPLAKLLEAALFAAARPLALDALATLDPEASPAAVFAALDELREHYDVDGHGVEVVEQGGGWQILTRAEYAEAIERAQVAVRPQRLSAASLETLAIIAYRQPIGRAEIEEIRGVAVGSVLKSLHERGLIDIVGRSEGIGRPLLYGTTPQFLEQFALRHLEELPRADELAIALRGAGSAVVAE from the coding sequence GTGACGCCGTTAGCGAAGCTGCTTGAAGCGGCGTTGTTCGCCGCGGCGCGACCCCTCGCGCTGGACGCTCTGGCCACGCTGGATCCTGAAGCGAGCCCCGCGGCGGTGTTCGCGGCCCTCGATGAATTGCGCGAGCACTACGACGTTGATGGACATGGCGTCGAAGTTGTTGAACAGGGTGGGGGATGGCAGATCCTCACGCGGGCCGAATACGCGGAGGCGATTGAGCGCGCGCAGGTGGCTGTTCGACCGCAGCGCCTGTCGGCGGCGTCGCTGGAAACACTGGCCATCATCGCCTACCGTCAGCCTATCGGGCGGGCGGAAATCGAGGAGATTCGCGGGGTCGCCGTCGGCAGCGTGCTCAAGTCACTGCATGAACGGGGATTGATCGATATCGTCGGACGAAGCGAGGGCATCGGGCGGCCGCTGCTGTATGGCACGACGCCGCAATTCCTGGAGCAGTTCGCGCTGCGTCATCTCGAAGAACTGCCGCGTGCCGACGAACTGGCAATCGCCCTGCGCGGTGCCGGCAGCGCTGTTGTGGCGGAGTGA
- a CDS encoding DUF58 domain-containing protein translates to MSLTSASLANAVPADVLRQVRRIEVRTRRLVDSRFAGEYRSLFKGQGMEFAEVREYQDGDEVRSIDWNVSARMGRPFVKRYVEERELTIMLAIDLSGSSRFGTRARFKHELAIELAGVLALTAVRNNDRVGLLLFSDQVEHALPPRKGRKHALRVIRDLLSVVPRSRGTSVSAAVDRLMRLLPHRSVIFLCSDFLTESLEKPLARLAQRHDVVAVTLEDPAERMLPDIGPARLEDPETGQRIEVDTSHPAVRAAFAREVAKADDARRKLFGRLGLDEIVVHTEHGYVDALLSFFRARARRPHGAVRTGPRGSMGDAASAEAAVRPHATPRSVPAAESPPTRASGRATYVRPPTSAR, encoded by the coding sequence GTGTCGCTCACCAGCGCCTCCCTCGCGAACGCCGTACCGGCCGATGTCCTGCGCCAGGTGCGGCGCATCGAAGTGCGCACGCGCCGGCTGGTCGATTCGCGCTTTGCCGGTGAATACCGCTCGTTGTTCAAGGGACAGGGCATGGAGTTCGCCGAGGTGCGCGAGTATCAGGACGGCGATGAGGTACGCTCCATCGACTGGAATGTCTCGGCGCGCATGGGGCGCCCGTTCGTCAAGCGCTACGTCGAAGAACGTGAGTTGACGATCATGCTGGCCATCGACTTGTCGGGCTCATCCCGATTCGGCACGCGCGCACGCTTCAAGCACGAGTTGGCCATTGAACTCGCCGGTGTGCTCGCCCTGACCGCGGTCCGCAATAACGATCGCGTCGGGCTGCTCCTCTTTTCTGATCAGGTCGAACACGCGCTGCCGCCGCGAAAAGGACGCAAGCATGCACTGCGCGTGATTCGCGATCTGCTGAGTGTGGTGCCACGCTCGCGCGGCACCTCGGTGTCCGCGGCCGTCGATCGGCTGATGCGACTGTTGCCGCATCGCTCGGTGATCTTCCTGTGCTCCGATTTCCTCACCGAGTCGCTGGAGAAGCCGTTGGCGCGTCTCGCGCAACGACATGATGTGGTGGCGGTGACGCTGGAAGATCCGGCGGAACGCATGTTGCCAGACATCGGTCCGGCGCGCCTGGAGGATCCGGAAACCGGTCAGCGCATTGAAGTCGACACGTCACACCCCGCCGTGCGCGCGGCGTTCGCGCGCGAGGTGGCCAAGGCCGACGATGCCCGGCGCAAGTTGTTCGGACGACTGGGGCTCGACGAAATCGTCGTGCACACCGAGCATGGGTATGTGGACGCGCTGTTGTCGTTCTTTCGGGCACGGGCACGCCGACCGCATGGCGCCGTTCGCACGGGACCGCGCGGATCGATGGGGGATGCGGCCAGTGCCGAAGCCGCCGTACGTCCTCACGCCACTCCGCGGTCCGTGCCTGCGGCCGAGAGTCCGCCAACCCGTGCGTCCGGACGGGCCACCTATGTCCGTCCGCCGACGAGTGCCCGATGA
- a CDS encoding site-2 protease family protein yields MLGITSSFPVAPAALDKTQLFALVAPVLLFSMVAHEYAHGYAAFKQGDTTAYQLGRLTWNPFKHIDPFMTVLLPVMLFFLGGPIFGGAKPVPVNPRNYRNYRRGDIIVSLAGVVTNVAIAILSVPLVMLVGLIGSWLPAMIKPLGILQLMLAQGIFINLILAAFNLMPVPPLDGSHVFKYLLPPRWALAYQRLAGVGLLLLFALLSFGRPLVNAWLAPAYYLRILAEQFYFPFMLPNPFAA; encoded by the coding sequence TTGCTTGGAATCACCAGTTCGTTTCCAGTCGCCCCTGCCGCGTTGGACAAGACCCAGCTTTTCGCCCTCGTGGCACCGGTGCTGCTGTTTTCCATGGTCGCGCACGAATATGCGCACGGCTATGCCGCATTCAAGCAGGGTGATACGACCGCCTACCAGCTTGGTCGGCTGACGTGGAATCCGTTCAAGCATATCGATCCATTCATGACCGTCCTGCTGCCGGTCATGCTGTTCTTCCTGGGGGGGCCGATCTTTGGCGGCGCCAAACCCGTTCCGGTCAATCCACGGAATTACCGGAACTACCGTCGGGGTGACATCATCGTGTCGTTGGCCGGCGTCGTGACCAACGTGGCGATTGCGATCCTCAGTGTGCCGCTCGTGATGCTGGTGGGGCTGATCGGGTCGTGGTTGCCGGCGATGATCAAGCCGCTGGGGATTCTGCAACTCATGCTGGCGCAGGGCATTTTCATCAACCTGATTTTGGCGGCGTTCAATCTGATGCCGGTGCCGCCACTCGATGGGTCGCACGTGTTCAAGTACCTGCTGCCACCCCGCTGGGCGCTGGCCTACCAGCGGTTGGCGGGTGTGGGACTCCTGCTGCTCTTCGCCCTGCTCTCGTTCGGCCGTCCGCTGGTGAACGCCTGGCTGGCACCGGCGTATTACCTGCGCATTTTGGCGGAACAGTTCTACTTTCCATTCATGCTGCCCAACCCCTTCGCCGCGTGA
- a CDS encoding class II aldolase/adducin family protein — protein sequence MFPFVADHDVFLLCNHGVTAVGRSLTEALTRLESVEQAARIVLVAELLGGPRVLPAEEAQALASLWRRPVASTYSAQHSTDALS from the coding sequence TTGTTTCCCTTCGTCGCCGACCATGACGTGTTTCTGCTCTGCAATCACGGAGTGACCGCCGTGGGACGATCGCTGACGGAGGCGCTGACGCGGCTGGAAAGTGTTGAACAGGCTGCGCGCATCGTGCTGGTGGCCGAACTGTTGGGAGGTCCGCGGGTATTGCCCGCGGAGGAAGCACAGGCGCTGGCCTCGCTGTGGCGAAGGCCGGTGGCGAGTACATATTCTGCACAGCATTCCACGGATGCCCTTTCATGA
- a CDS encoding class II aldolase/adducin family protein has translation AEGNCSVRLRDGTLLVTPSGADKASLTAPQVLRRHADGTEYHNGGTATVTSDTSSGDSPPRPSSELQMHLGIYGSRADVMAVVHAHPPVATGFATAGRTIPADVLPEVPVVLGPVALVPYGRRAPRPCSTPCFPSSPTMTCFCSAITE, from the coding sequence GCGGAAGGGAATTGCTCGGTGCGGCTACGAGACGGTACGCTGCTCGTCACCCCGTCCGGAGCGGACAAGGCCTCGCTCACGGCGCCGCAGGTGCTTCGGCGACACGCCGACGGCACCGAGTATCACAACGGCGGCACCGCCACTGTGACGAGTGACACATCGTCCGGTGACAGTCCGCCGCGCCCGTCGTCGGAACTGCAGATGCATCTCGGGATCTACGGTTCACGAGCGGACGTCATGGCGGTCGTGCACGCACATCCGCCGGTCGCGACGGGATTCGCCACGGCCGGCCGGACGATTCCCGCAGATGTGTTGCCTGAAGTGCCCGTGGTGCTTGGTCCGGTCGCGCTGGTGCCGTACGGACGCCGGGCACCGCGGCCTTGTTCCACGCCTTGTTTCCCTTCGTCGCCGACCATGACGTGTTTCTGCTCTGCAATCACGGAGTGA
- a CDS encoding MoxR family ATPase, translated as MPAVTTSANASTDAALVQGVMREVARRIVGQEYMVERLLISLLTGGHVLLEGVPGLAKTLTVRTLAETVRTTFQRIQFTPDLLPADVVGTQIYDQRTGEFRVKHGPIFANIVLADEINRAPAKVQAALLEAMQEKQVTIGGTTYRLPEPFLVLATQNPIEQEGTYPLPEAQVDRFMMKLRVGYPTRAEEKEILRRMAGGDKITIAPIASPEELLDARRRISELYMDERIVDYIVELVHATRHPNEVGASDLVPLIEFGASPRATIALGQAARAHAFLRGRAFVTPDDVKSIAPDVLRHRVLTTFEADAEGVTSDAIVSRLLASVETP; from the coding sequence TTGCCAGCCGTGACCACCAGCGCCAACGCGTCCACCGACGCGGCACTCGTGCAGGGCGTGATGCGCGAGGTCGCGCGTCGTATCGTGGGCCAGGAGTACATGGTCGAGCGATTGCTCATCAGTCTCCTGACCGGCGGACACGTCCTGCTCGAGGGCGTGCCGGGACTGGCGAAGACGCTGACCGTGCGCACGCTGGCCGAAACCGTGCGAACGACGTTTCAACGCATTCAGTTCACGCCGGACCTGCTGCCCGCCGACGTGGTGGGCACGCAGATCTACGATCAGCGCACCGGCGAGTTCCGCGTGAAGCATGGCCCCATCTTCGCCAACATCGTGCTGGCCGACGAGATCAACCGCGCACCCGCCAAAGTGCAGGCGGCGCTCCTCGAGGCGATGCAGGAGAAACAAGTGACGATCGGCGGCACGACCTATCGGCTGCCGGAACCGTTTCTGGTACTCGCGACGCAGAATCCGATCGAGCAGGAAGGCACGTATCCATTGCCGGAGGCGCAGGTCGATCGTTTCATGATGAAACTCCGCGTCGGCTATCCGACACGGGCCGAGGAAAAGGAAATCCTTCGGCGCATGGCGGGCGGCGACAAGATCACGATCGCACCGATCGCCTCGCCGGAGGAACTGCTCGACGCCCGTCGGCGCATCAGCGAATTGTACATGGACGAGCGCATCGTCGATTATATCGTCGAGTTGGTGCATGCCACGCGACATCCGAACGAGGTGGGCGCATCCGATCTCGTGCCGCTCATCGAGTTCGGCGCGAGCCCCCGCGCCACGATCGCGCTGGGGCAGGCGGCGCGTGCCCATGCGTTCCTGCGCGGACGCGCGTTTGTCACGCCCGACGACGTGAAGAGCATTGCGCCTGACGTCCTGCGCCACCGGGTGCTCACCACGTTCGAGGCCGATGCCGAAGGCGTGACCAGCGACGCCATCGTCTCGCGCCTGCTCGCGTCCGTCGAGACGCCCTGA